GCGCACCCACAGGTTCGCTGGTGATTTTTGGGAAGCTCAGGCAGGTCAATGACTTGTGCTGTACGCCGACAAGGGATTCGCTGATTCAGGTACTATTCAAGCTGGGGGTCTGCCTGGAAAATTCGGATGGCGGCCCTCTCAAGGAGCCGGGTGTGACTGAGGACAAGCTCAAGGAATTCCGCCGCCGGATCGATGTCATCGATGACCAGATCCTCGACCTGCTCAATCGCCGGGCCCGTATCGTCGTCGAGGTCGGCAAAGCCAAGCAGGGCGCCCGGGGCGATTTCTATGTGCCGAGCCGCGAGAAGGCGATTTACGACCGGCTGATTCATGACAATGCCGGCCCCTTTCCCGATGATGGAGTACGGCGGGTGTTCCGGGAGATCATCTCGGCCTCGCTTTCCCTGGAGGAACCGCTGAAGGTTGCTTTTCTCGGTCCCCAGGCAACCTTCACCCACGTCGCGACCATGCAGCAGTTCGGCCAGTCGGCCAGGCTGGTGCCGCAGAAAAGTATTCCCGCTGTCTTTGACGAGGTGGCGCGCGGCCGGGCCAACTATGGCGTGGTGCCGGTGGAGAATTCCAACGAGGGGATTGTCAACCATACCCTCGACATGTTTTTCGAATCGGATCTGAAGATCATTGCCGAGATCCTGCTGGAGGTTTCCCATGATCTGCTGTCGATCAGTGGTGACCTGGCGGCGGTGCGCAAGGTGATCTCCCATCCGCAGGCGCTGGCCCAGTGCCGGGAGTGGCTGGAGGAGAACCTGCCTCATGTCTCCCTGGTCGATGTCGCCAGCACCGCCCTCGCGGCGCAGCTGGTGGCTGATGACGAGAGCGCGGCGGCCATTGCCAGCGAGCAGGCCGGAAGTCTCTACGGTCTCAAGGTCGCGAAGCATAAAATCGAGGATAATCCGAACAATTTCACCCGTTTCCTGGTTGTCGGCCGCAATACGCCGTCCCGCAGCGGCAATGACAAAACCTCGATCATGTTCAGCGTCAAGGATGAAGCGGGGATTCTCTACCGGATGCTGGAGCCCTTCAGCAGCCGCGGCATCAACCTGTGCAAAATCGAGAGTCGCCCGCTGCGCAAGAAGGCCTGGGAATACATCTTCTTCCTCGATCTCGAAGGACATATCGAAGATGTCATTATCCGCGAGGCGGTCGAAGACCTGCGTCAGTACTGCCAGTTCCTCAAAGTACTCGGCTCCTATCCGCGTGTACGCTGACCCCGCCGCCGGTTTACCCGCAGGCTGATTCAAGGACAAAGAGATGACGGATTTTCATATCGGTAGACTGACGGTGATCGGGGTCGGGTTGATCGGCGGGTCTCTCGCCCTGGCGTTGCGTGATGCCGGTGTTGTCGATGACATTGTCGGTGCCGGACGCAGTATTGAAAACCTTGAAACCGCGCTTGAGCTGGAGATTGTCGATCGCTACTGTCTCGATCCGGTCGAGGCGGTTCAGGGGGCCGACCTGGTTTTTCTCTCCACGCCGGTACAGACGTTCGGCACCCTGGCCGGACAGCTGCTGCCCGCCATGAAACCGGGGTCGATCCTGACCGACGGCGGCAGCGTCAAAGGGGATGTCATCCGCCAGATCGAACCGCTGCTGCCGCCCGGCATCGCCTTCGTCCCCGGGCATCCCATTGCCGGGACGGAAAACAGTGGCGCCACGGCGGCCTTCTCCAGTCTCTATCGGGACAAACGCTGTATTCTGACGCCCACGCCGTCCACCCCCGCGGCGGCCCTGGAGACGGTGCGGCGGATGTGGCAGGTCGCCGGCAGCGAGGTGGTGGTGATGGGGGTGGAAAAGCATGACCGCATTCTTGCCGCCATCAGTCATCTGCCGCACATGATCGCCTACACCCTGGTCAATGCCGTCGGGTCCTATGATCGTTTCGAGGAGAATATCCTCGAATATTCCGCCGGCGGATTTCGGGACTTCACCCGCATTGCCTCTTCCGATCCGACCATGTGGCGTGATATCGCCCTGACCAACCGCGAGGCGTTGCTCGAAATGATGGAGCGTTATGAAAGTTTCCTTGCCGAACTGAAAGAGGATATCCGCTCCGGAGAAGGTCAGAAACTGTATGATTTCTTCTTGAAATCCAAGCTGTTACGTGATGCTATCTTATAGGTTGGATCAACTATGGTTGAGCACAGAAATATAACCTCGGCGAGCCGTCTCAGTGGTGAAATTACCGTTCCCGGCGACAAGTCGATTTCCCATCGTTCGATCATGCTCGGTTCCCTGGCCGAGGGTGAAACCCTGGTTCGCGGGTTCCTGCATGGTGAGGACAACCATGCCACTCTCGACGCCTTCCGGGCGATGGGGGTCCGGATCGAGGAGCGGGCTGACGGGGCGCTGCTGATTCACGGCCACGGCCTGCATGGTCTCACGGAGCCGGAGGATGTGCTGGATTGCGGCAATTCCGGAACCACCATGCGGCTGATGACCGGCCTGCTGTCCGGTCAGGCCTTCTTTTCGGTGCTGACCGGTGATCAGTACCTGCGGCGGCGGCCGATGAAACGGGTGACCGCTCCGCTGGCCCTGATGGGAGCTCGCATTCAGGGCCGGGATGGTGGTGAGCGCGCCCCGCTGGCGATCCAGGGGGGCAGCCTGATCGGTACCGACTATCATTCGCCGATTGCCAGCGCCCAGGTCAAGTCAGCGCTGCTGCTGGCCGGACTCTACGCCGACGGGCCGACCACGGTTTATGAACCGCACCTCTCCCGCGATCACAGCGAGCGGATGCTCAGCTTCTTCGGTGCCGACCTGCGGACCTTTGCCGGTGGCGTCACCATCCAGCCGCAGCCGCGTCTGTCCGGCCGCGAGGTCGCTGTCCCCGGTGACATCTCCTCGGCGGCCTTCTTTCTGGTGGCGGCGCTGATTACCC
This region of Geothermobacter hydrogeniphilus genomic DNA includes:
- the pheA gene encoding prephenate dehydratase, whose amino-acid sequence is MTEDKLKEFRRRIDVIDDQILDLLNRRARIVVEVGKAKQGARGDFYVPSREKAIYDRLIHDNAGPFPDDGVRRVFREIISASLSLEEPLKVAFLGPQATFTHVATMQQFGQSARLVPQKSIPAVFDEVARGRANYGVVPVENSNEGIVNHTLDMFFESDLKIIAEILLEVSHDLLSISGDLAAVRKVISHPQALAQCREWLEENLPHVSLVDVASTALAAQLVADDESAAAIASEQAGSLYGLKVAKHKIEDNPNNFTRFLVVGRNTPSRSGNDKTSIMFSVKDEAGILYRMLEPFSSRGINLCKIESRPLRKKAWEYIFFLDLEGHIEDVIIREAVEDLRQYCQFLKVLGSYPRVR
- a CDS encoding prephenate dehydrogenase, encoding MTDFHIGRLTVIGVGLIGGSLALALRDAGVVDDIVGAGRSIENLETALELEIVDRYCLDPVEAVQGADLVFLSTPVQTFGTLAGQLLPAMKPGSILTDGGSVKGDVIRQIEPLLPPGIAFVPGHPIAGTENSGATAAFSSLYRDKRCILTPTPSTPAAALETVRRMWQVAGSEVVVMGVEKHDRILAAISHLPHMIAYTLVNAVGSYDRFEENILEYSAGGFRDFTRIASSDPTMWRDIALTNREALLEMMERYESFLAELKEDIRSGEGQKLYDFFLKSKLLRDAIL
- the aroA gene encoding 3-phosphoshikimate 1-carboxyvinyltransferase, yielding MVEHRNITSASRLSGEITVPGDKSISHRSIMLGSLAEGETLVRGFLHGEDNHATLDAFRAMGVRIEERADGALLIHGHGLHGLTEPEDVLDCGNSGTTMRLMTGLLSGQAFFSVLTGDQYLRRRPMKRVTAPLALMGARIQGRDGGERAPLAIQGGSLIGTDYHSPIASAQVKSALLLAGLYADGPTTVYEPHLSRDHSERMLSFFGADLRTFAGGVTIQPQPRLSGREVAVPGDISSAAFFLVAALITPGSELLIRNVGINPTRSGVIDILQAMGGRIEPLNCREVSGEPVADLLVRHSDLRGIEIGGDLVPRAIDEFPVVSVAAAVAEGVTVIRDARELRVKETDRIAAMVTELGKLGADLEAREDGMVIHGRETLSGGRVDSHGDHRIAMSMAIAGLRAAGEVRIDNTACTATSFPDFWERLEKVRHG